In Heteronotia binoei isolate CCM8104 ecotype False Entrance Well chromosome 4, APGP_CSIRO_Hbin_v1, whole genome shotgun sequence, a genomic segment contains:
- the LOC132570041 gene encoding atrial natriuretic peptide receptor 2-like: protein MRLAQAQNMTNGDYVFFYLDLFGKSLQADGHREAKKPWQSKERQNAGDLREAFQTVLVITAHEPQTPEYQRFQSQRILLAQRDFGVVLNDSSQENLVAGCFHDGLLLYLKALNETLREGGTKRDTSRILEKMRGLKIQGVTGTVSINSKNDREMDFDLWTMVDVESGEYQVVGHYMGSEKRINWTGRIHWKEGGPPLDNPPCVFDVNDPFCGKSQSMSFLTHSDPSQNLQLKEETPDEFGCFELELTRYGGDEDERMEYSELKYI from the exons ATGCGCCTGGCGCAGGCTCAGAACATGACCAACGGCGACTACGTCTTCTTCTACCTGGACCTGTTTGGGAAGAGCTTGCAAGCTGATGGGCATCGTGAGGCCAAGAAGCCTTGGCAGAGCAAGGAGAGGCAAAATGCAGGAGACCTCCGAGAGGCCTTCCAG ACAGTGCTGGTGATCACTGCCCATGAGCCCCAAACCCCTGAATACCAACGTTTCCAGAGCCAGCGGATCCTGCTTGCCCAGAGAGACTTTGGTGTGGTGCTCAATGACTCGTCG CAGGAGAACCTGGTGGCCGGCTGCTTCCACGACGGGCTGCTGCTGTATCTCAAGGCCCTGAACGAAACACTTCGTGAAGGTGGAACCAAGCGGGATACCAGCCGCATCCTGGAAAAGATGAGGGGCCTGAAAATCCAGG GCGTCACTGGGACAGTGAGCATTAACAGCAAAAATGACCGAGAAATGGATTTCGACTTATGGACCATGGTGGATGTGGAGAGTGGAGAATACCAg GTGGTGGGTCATTACATGGGATCAGAGAAGCGGATCAACTGGACGGGGCGGATCCATTGGAAGGAAGGGGGGCCACCTCTTGACAACCCGCCCTGTGTCTTTGACGTGAATGACCCCTTTTGTGGTAAGT CTCAGTCAATGTCATTCCTCACTCATTCTGACCCTTCTCAGAACTTGCAACTGAAAG AGGAGACCCCGGATGAATTTGGTTGCTTCGAGCTGGAGCTGACAAGATACGGTGGAGACGAAG ACGAGAGGATGgagtacagtgagctgaaatacatatag